The Pseudalkalibacillus hwajinpoensis DNA window GGATAGATGAACACTTCACTTTAATTATGATGGGTCCAACTGGAGCTGGTAAGACACACTTATCTGTCGCATTAGGAATACATGCCGTGGAGAATGGATATCAAGTATCCTTCACTTCAATGAGCCAGCTGATGTACATTCTGAAGACAAGAGACTATATCAGCAAATCCAAAACTAGATATAAACGCATTGTATCTTCGGATCTCATTATTATAGATGATGTGATGTATATGACATATGAAGCTCAGGAAGCTCATCTATTTTTTCAGTTTATATACGACTTATATGATAAAGCAGCTTTTATACTGACTTCTAATAAAGGTCCTGGAGAGTGGGGGAAATTCCTTGGTGATCCCACTCTCACCACGGCCATTCTAGATAGGTTATTACACCGGAGTGAGATTCTTACATTTGATAAGGAGGCAGATAGTATAAGGATGAAATATCGGAAAGCAATTTTTGATGCATCACCTGTTGAATCTTAATTGTGGAAAACTGTTTAATATTATTTGTGGAAAATTGTTTGTTTCTACTTGACGGTTACACAATAACAACAATAAACTTCATACCCGGTTATTAATTATTCTTTTAATATGGTCAAGTAACTCTTTAACCCTTATTTCTGTAGAGTGTCTATTTCGAATTAATTCTGCTCCTAGCTGAACGATTTTCATTCTCTCCTCCACATTTTCCAAATAATATTCCGCCTTTTCATAAAAATTTGTATCATCAATCTCAACAAATGTTTTACCATCTATAAATCCAAGATCTCTTAATTCATTGGAACCCGAAGCAAGAAGAAGTGTTTCACAGGCAAGAGTTTCAAAGTATTTCAATATAGGAAAGTGATAATTTGAATCGCAAGTGAAAAAGATTTTTGCCTTATTTAATTCCAGTGCATAATCCTTACCTACTTTATATCCCTGAACGTCTTGAGGCAATTCTTTATAACCTGGATGAGAATGGTAAGTGAAATTAGCATCCCTTTGAAATCTATCTTTTATAACCTGTCTTAAAGGATATAGTTCTTTATAAATTGCCCCCATCATTAAATAATCATTTTCTCTATTTAATTTATAATCTTTAAATATTAACGTTGGAACATGATGAGGGAACCAAATCATTCTGTCTACATATTCCGGATACCATTTTTTAAAGGCTTCGCGATAGTTCGCGAAAATATAACGAACGTTTTCCCGTTCAATAAATTGCCTTCTCTTGTACATTTTGTATTGTAAGTCATGCATTATTATCCCAAAAGGGATATTAATCGATCGCATCCCAGAAATTTCTGGGCAGTAATCAGGTTTATAATCATTAAGTAGGATGAAATCGGGTGTTACTCCAATATGATTAATAATATCCTGAATGTCTCCGTCAATTGACCAAAGATTTAAGTTGCAATGTTTAGTCAATTCCTTAGTTAGATAAAGGCTGCTTTTTTCGATATGCCGGGTATGGTCTTTTGTAATAAACAACAACTTTAGTTTCGACATATAAAACCCCTTCTATTTGTTTGTGAGAGTAAGTTCTGAGCATTCGTTACTTGCTATCTAATCAAACCGAGCGCAGATTTCCTAAACCTGCCTTACTTTTTGTTAATTTCTATTTCTGGAATAGGGTCTTGTGTGTTTCACTAAGAAATAATGAATATTTGTTGAGAAGGAAACAACAAATTGTGAAAAAATTTCGGATTTTATATTATCAAACTTTATGAGTCTTGAATAGGTATGCCTACAATGAATCTCTTCCACAATCCCCTTAATTAGCCACTGAATTTCTATATAATATTCCCGAATCCAAAATAGTTTCAAAAGCTTCTTGGGAAGTGGCCAGACTGTGTAATATTAACCAGCCATATGGTGACTGTGGCCATAAAAAAAGACTCCAATAAATTTATAATTGGAGTCTTTCTGAATTAAATACTCTAAAACTCTATACATGCAACTATGCTTTGCAAAGGAATAATTACTTCGCCAAGACCGCCTGAACCTGGTTGATTCACAACCACATAGTCACTACCTACTTCAATGATTGTTACGTTCATTAATATTGGGTCTCCTGAATTACCGGAATCTCTTAAATAAATTTCAGCTAAAGGTACACCAATATACGCACGTAGCTTAACAAACAGTTTACTCGCCATAAAGCTTCTCCTTTCAATCTGTTAATGTGAGTAAGTCATTCCTACTCTTTACATTCATATGTAATTAACAATCGATTGCATGGACAATAAAACCAAATTTTAAAAATTAATGATAAATATAAACTTATATCATACATAATAAGAATCGATTTTTTAGATAAAGAATATCTATGTGTACCTCTAAATCACCTTCCTTTTCCAGCACATATAAGATTTTAATAAGTATGAGACAAACAACCATTTTATATATTGATAGGCTTTGAACCATGCATAACCCGCATTGTTAAAATATAGTGTATT harbors:
- the istB gene encoding IS21-like element helper ATPase IstB produces the protein MNQVYDHLQEKCRTLRLAETGKKLPEILRKAEAKNWTYHELIHEVLSYEIRCREQKNMEKMMKWADFPENLSFETYDLKEQNAIGEKQLHVLQELHWIDEHFTLIMMGPTGAGKTHLSVALGIHAVENGYQVSFTSMSQLMYILKTRDYISKSKTRYKRIVSSDLIIIDDVMYMTYEAQEAHLFFQFIYDLYDKAAFILTSNKGPGEWGKFLGDPTLTTAILDRLLHRSEILTFDKEADSIRMKYRKAIFDASPVES
- a CDS encoding glycosyltransferase; the protein is MSKLKLLFITKDHTRHIEKSSLYLTKELTKHCNLNLWSIDGDIQDIINHIGVTPDFILLNDYKPDYCPEISGMRSINIPFGIIMHDLQYKMYKRRQFIERENVRYIFANYREAFKKWYPEYVDRMIWFPHHVPTLIFKDYKLNRENDYLMMGAIYKELYPLRQVIKDRFQRDANFTYHSHPGYKELPQDVQGYKVGKDYALELNKAKIFFTCDSNYHFPILKYFETLACETLLLASGSNELRDLGFIDGKTFVEIDDTNFYEKAEYYLENVEERMKIVQLGAELIRNRHSTEIRVKELLDHIKRIINNRV